In Raphanus sativus cultivar WK10039 unplaced genomic scaffold, ASM80110v3 Scaffold4060, whole genome shotgun sequence, the following proteins share a genomic window:
- the LOC108823524 gene encoding probable sugar phosphate/phosphate translocator At1g12500, translating into MVEAQSWTTRRMSNPRFDAAATSPQTAVDIPETPPHSSSSSTGKHFSLSSPAVSPAILTAAIIAAWFGSNIGVLLLNKYLLFYYGFRYPIFLTMTHMLSCAAYSSAVINIAGVVPRQHILSRRQFLKILSLSAIFCLSVVCGNTSLRYIPVSFNQAIGATTPFFTAVFSFLITCKTESTEVYLALLPVVSGIVLASNSEPSFHLFGFLICVASTAGRALKSVVQGIILTSESEKLHSMNLLLYMAPMAACILLPFTLYIEGNVLRILIEKARTDPLIIFLLAGNATVAYLVNLTNFLVTKHTSALTLQVLGNGKAAVAAGVSVLIFRNPVTVMGVAGFGVTIMGVVLYSEARKRSKLLNQK; encoded by the exons ATGGTGGAAGCTCAGTCATGGACAACTCGGCGGATGAGCAACCCGAGGTTCGACGCCGCCGCAACATCCCCACAAACAGCCGTCGACATCCCGGAAACACCTCCtcactcctcctcttcctccacaGGAAAACATTTCTCCCTCTCCTCTCCCGCCGTATCTCCGGCCATTCTCACGGCGGCGATAATCGCCGCCTGGTTCGGCTCCAACATAGGAGTCCTCCTCCTGAACAAGTACCTCCTCTTCTACTACGGCTTCCGCTACCCGATCTTCCTCACCATGACGCACATGCTCTCCTGCGCCGCCTACAGTTCCGCCGTCATCAACATCGCCGGCGTCGTGCCGCGTCAGCACATCCTCTCGCGCCGCCAGTTCTTAAAGATCCTCTCTCTCTCGGCGATCTTCTGCCTCTCCGTCGTGTGCGGCAACACTTCGCTGCGTTACATTCCCGTCTCTTTCAACCAAGCCATCGGAGCCACCACCCCCTTCTTCACCGCCGTCTTCTCTTTCCTCATCACGTGTAAAACGGAGTCCACCGAAGTTTACTTGGCTCTCCTCCCCGTCGTCTCCGGCATCGTTCTTGCTTCCAACTCCGAACCTTCTTTTCATCTCTTTGGTTTCCTCATCTGCGTCGCTTCCACCGCCGGTAGAGCTCTTAAATCCGTCGTCCAG GGGATTATACTGACGTCAGAATCGGAGAAGCTACATTCGATGAATCTACTGCTCTACATGGCTCCAATGGCAGCTTGTATCTTACTCCCATTTACACTCTACATCGAAGGAAACGTGTTAAGGATCCTAATCGAGAAGGCGAGGACTGATCCATTGATAATATTCTTGCTCGCCGGGAATGCCACAGTGGCGTATTTAGTAAACTTGACCAACTTCTTGGTGACAAAGCACACAAGTGCTCTCACTTTGCAGGTTTTAGGCAATGGAAAAGCAGCGGTGGCTGCCGGTGTCTCGGTTTTGATATTTAGGAATCCGGTGACGGTGATGGGTGTTGCCGGATTCGGGGTCACGATTATGGGAGTGGTTCTCTACAGCGAAGCTAGGAAGAGATCCAAGTTGCTTAACCAGA